A genomic region of Elusimicrobiota bacterium contains the following coding sequences:
- a CDS encoding cyclic nucleotide-binding domain-containing protein, with product MAHSDAQSLAIETAHWIWLGGAIGLYAGQRFDPVELQQTLPNVKLLACADGQAMIREGEVGDDIYILHKGSALVSRNGKAVGELTPGDFFGEMSFLVQAPRAATITAVKNCQIFCIPSADLERFVGKSPALLAAMRSAAKRRMSKLIGP from the coding sequence TTGGCGCATTCGGACGCGCAGTCGTTGGCTATTGAGACGGCGCATTGGATTTGGCTGGGCGGAGCCATCGGGCTGTACGCCGGTCAGCGTTTCGATCCGGTCGAGCTTCAGCAAACCCTGCCTAATGTCAAATTGCTGGCTTGTGCGGACGGGCAGGCCATGATCCGCGAAGGCGAAGTTGGGGACGATATTTATATTCTTCATAAAGGGTCGGCATTGGTTTCAAGGAATGGAAAAGCAGTGGGTGAGCTCACTCCGGGCGACTTTTTCGGCGAGATGAGTTTTTTGGTCCAAGCCCCGCGCGCCGCCACGATTACGGCCGTTAAAAATTGCCAGATTTTTTGTATCCCTTCGGCCGACCTCGAGCGATTTGTCGGCAAGTCCCCGGCCCTATTGGCCGCCATGCGTTCAGCCGCCAAGCGGCGGATGTCCAAGTTGATCGGGCCCTGA
- a CDS encoding 6-carboxytetrahydropterin synthase produces MPYRVTKTIDFSYGHRLLNYNGPCRHLHGHNGRLEIILGSTKLDPRGMVVDFADIKMKIKRWVDDHWDHRMILNKKDPWLPELKKLDSTIVTVDDNPTAEHLSRLLFEVVRKLGFPVVEVRLWETPASWASYRLTST; encoded by the coding sequence ATGCCTTATCGCGTGACGAAAACCATCGATTTTTCCTATGGGCACCGTTTGTTGAATTACAACGGTCCATGTCGGCATTTGCACGGCCATAACGGTCGCCTGGAAATCATTTTGGGCTCCACCAAACTTGATCCGCGCGGCATGGTCGTTGATTTCGCGGATATCAAAATGAAAATCAAGCGTTGGGTCGACGATCATTGGGATCACCGGATGATCCTTAATAAAAAAGACCCGTGGTTGCCGGAGTTGAAAAAGCTCGATTCTACCATCGTGACCGTGGACGACAACCCCACTGCCGAGCATTTGTCGCGGTTGCTCTTTGAGGTTGTGAGGAAACTGGGTTTCCCGGTCGTGGAAGTGCGTTTATGGGAAACCCCCGCGTCCTGGGCTTCCTACAGGCTGACGTCCACCTGA
- a CDS encoding SDR family NAD(P)-dependent oxidoreductase, which produces MLSVLITGGARRVGAAIAELLARRKANHIILHANRSVGEARRLSAKLRNLGARKVSVLSADLSRHPQVSRLGRDAFRLEPSLNAVVFNASVYEETPFGGVREQDWDRHLDINLKSVFFLAQQLGPAMKKKNGGRMVLIGDWAGLRPYAQYIPYCLSKTGILYLTQALAKALAPEVAVNAVLPGPVLLPPDFTGREIQLVRQATLLKKLGTPEAVAKAVRFFLEEADFSTGAWLTVDGGRLIA; this is translated from the coding sequence ATGCTCTCCGTTTTGATCACGGGCGGCGCCCGCCGGGTGGGAGCGGCCATCGCCGAACTTTTGGCTCGCCGCAAGGCAAACCATATTATTCTTCATGCCAATCGTTCCGTGGGGGAGGCCAGGCGTTTATCGGCGAAGCTGCGCAACCTGGGCGCGCGCAAAGTCAGCGTTTTAAGCGCTGATTTAAGCCGCCATCCCCAAGTGAGCCGCCTGGGCCGCGACGCGTTTCGTCTCGAGCCTTCGCTCAACGCCGTTGTTTTTAACGCAAGCGTGTACGAAGAAACGCCCTTCGGCGGCGTTCGGGAGCAGGATTGGGATCGTCACCTGGACATCAATTTGAAAAGCGTTTTTTTTCTGGCCCAACAACTGGGGCCGGCGATGAAGAAAAAAAACGGAGGCCGCATGGTGTTGATCGGCGATTGGGCGGGGCTTCGGCCTTATGCCCAGTACATCCCCTATTGTTTGTCAAAAACGGGGATTTTATACCTGACGCAGGCCCTGGCCAAGGCCCTGGCGCCCGAAGTGGCGGTTAATGCGGTGCTGCCCGGTCCCGTGCTGCTGCCGCCCGATTTCACCGGCCGGGAAATTCAATTAGTCCGGCAGGCGACATTGCTCAAAAAATTGGGCACGCCCGAGGCCGTGGCCAAGGCGGTCCGGTTTTTTCTGGAAGAGGCGGATTTTTCGACAGGCGCTTGGCTTACCGTTGACGGCGGCCGGTTGATTGCTTAA
- a CDS encoding response regulator → MEFLRRLFKGKKTILVADDEPGLLETTVLALQHKGYRVLKAANGSDAFAIALSVKPDLIVLDIRMPGMDGWDVLGAVRSSKVLKATPVLMLTTVNQTGDINKSFEMGASDYIIKPLDAGKLYRKVEALIGLP, encoded by the coding sequence ATGGAATTCTTAAGGCGCCTGTTCAAAGGCAAAAAAACAATTTTGGTGGCCGACGACGAGCCGGGGCTGCTGGAGACCACGGTGTTGGCCCTGCAGCACAAAGGGTACCGCGTGCTTAAAGCGGCCAATGGCTCGGATGCGTTCGCCATCGCTTTGTCCGTGAAGCCGGATTTGATCGTGTTGGATATCCGCATGCCCGGCATGGACGGATGGGATGTTTTAGGCGCGGTGCGCTCATCGAAGGTGTTGAAAGCCACGCCGGTGTTGATGTTGACCACCGTCAATCAAACCGGAGATATCAATAAAAGTTTTGAAATGGGCGCCAGCGATTACATCATTAAGCCCTTGGACGCCGGCAAACTCTACCGAAAGGTCGAGGCCTTGATCGGCCTGCCGTAA
- the rpiB gene encoding ribose 5-phosphate isomerase B has protein sequence MRKASSIIAIGSDHAGWALKNTLLRFLSRRGFRVLNFGCDNDQTRVDYPDYAKSVALAVHRKKADMGVLCCGTGIGMSIAANKIPGIRAAVVWNQRSATLAKEHNAANILCLSGRLLSIPQAKRSLLAFLSAEVSTEPRHKKRIKKIAALERNHQ, from the coding sequence ATGCGAAAAGCGTCATCAATCATTGCGATCGGCAGCGACCATGCGGGGTGGGCGCTGAAAAATACTTTGCTCCGATTCTTAAGCCGGCGAGGATTTCGCGTGCTGAATTTCGGCTGCGACAACGATCAGACGCGAGTTGATTACCCGGACTACGCCAAAAGCGTGGCCCTGGCCGTTCACCGCAAAAAAGCGGACATGGGCGTGCTCTGCTGCGGCACGGGTATCGGCATGTCCATCGCCGCCAATAAAATTCCCGGCATCCGCGCCGCCGTGGTCTGGAATCAACGCTCCGCGACGCTGGCGAAAGAGCATAACGCGGCGAATATCCTTTGTCTTTCAGGGCGGCTCCTGTCGATACCACAAGCCAAACGCAGCTTGCTCGCCTTCTTAAGCGCCGAGGTCTCAACGGAACCCCGGCACAAAAAACGCATTAAAAAAATCGCGGCGTTGGAGCGAAATCATCAATGA
- a CDS encoding tetratricopeptide repeat protein gives MNKFLGLIIAALIALTALPSAAQTLAEASKAYNEKQYEKALTLLETLARQEPDNAQVFLLMGHTARRLERWAAAIAAFERSAALEPDSVASHISLGFLNEKIKNPEKAKAAWNKVLDLAQNEKTKELARKHLNNLP, from the coding sequence ATGAACAAATTCCTCGGTTTGATCATCGCCGCGCTGATCGCGCTCACCGCGCTTCCTTCGGCGGCCCAGACCTTGGCCGAAGCGAGCAAGGCCTACAACGAAAAACAGTATGAAAAAGCGTTGACGCTCCTGGAAACGCTGGCCCGGCAAGAACCGGACAACGCACAGGTTTTTCTGCTGATGGGTCATACGGCCAGGCGGCTTGAACGATGGGCCGCGGCCATCGCGGCTTTCGAACGCTCGGCCGCTCTTGAGCCCGATTCCGTGGCGAGTCACATCTCATTGGGTTTTTTGAATGAAAAAATAAAAAATCCCGAAAAAGCCAAAGCCGCCTGGAACAAAGTCCTCGATCTCGCTCAAAATGAAAAAACGAAAGAATTGGCCCGAAAACATCTGAATAATCTGCCATGA
- a CDS encoding transketolase, with product MAIADKTTLLATCSRWLRHYSIKATSEAGSGHPTSCMSAADLTAAVFFEAMRFDVQNPGHPGNDRFVFSKGHAAPLLYAAWSLAGAFPKEKLLTLRKIDSDLEGHPTPRFPYAEVATGSLGQGLSIGLGMALSGKYLDRLDYRVYVLMGDGEAMEGAVWEAAALAAHYKLDNLIAIVDVNRLGQSQETSLGHDAEAYAKRFAAFGWRTRVINGHDFDEILPALAEAQTPRGQPTALIAKTFKGKGVSFIENKDNWHGKPLKKGEEMERALAELGDIPDDFHPPIPMKSPQSARPAQPRGETPVAPAYQQGEKVATREAYGAALAALGDADSRITALDGDTKNSTFSEVFLKRHPQRFFEGFIAEQNMVSAAAGLATRGKIPFASTFGAFFARAYDQIRMAAISRANIKLAGSHCGVSIGEDGPSQMALEDLAMMRAVPTATVFYPADAQAASQAVFEAAKLPGIVYIRTTRPKTPVIYQASERFPAGGAKVLKSSGQDTGVVVAAGITVYEALKAYEILKTEGLPVRIIDAYSIKPIDARTLKEAAKACRGRVLTVEDHYAEGGLGDAVLDALSGEAVTVHKLAVRGLPRSGAPEELLDAHGISSRHIVDFVRKNFK from the coding sequence ATGGCCATCGCCGATAAAACAACGCTTTTGGCGACCTGCAGCCGCTGGCTCAGACATTATTCGATTAAAGCCACGAGCGAAGCCGGTTCCGGGCACCCGACCTCCTGCATGTCCGCCGCGGATTTAACCGCCGCCGTTTTTTTCGAAGCCATGCGCTTCGACGTGCAAAATCCCGGCCATCCGGGCAACGACCGTTTTGTGTTCTCCAAGGGCCACGCGGCTCCGCTGTTGTACGCGGCCTGGTCCTTGGCCGGAGCCTTCCCCAAGGAAAAACTCCTGACGCTTCGAAAAATCGACAGCGATTTGGAAGGCCACCCCACCCCGCGTTTTCCCTATGCCGAAGTGGCGACCGGCTCTCTGGGCCAAGGGCTTTCCATCGGCCTGGGCATGGCGCTCTCCGGAAAATACCTCGACCGCCTCGATTATCGCGTCTATGTTTTGATGGGCGACGGAGAAGCCATGGAAGGCGCTGTTTGGGAAGCCGCGGCATTAGCCGCCCACTACAAATTGGACAATTTGATCGCGATCGTCGATGTCAATCGCCTGGGCCAAAGCCAGGAAACGTCGTTAGGCCATGATGCCGAAGCTTACGCCAAGCGCTTCGCGGCTTTCGGCTGGCGCACGCGCGTCATCAACGGGCATGATTTTGACGAAATCCTGCCGGCGTTGGCCGAAGCCCAAACGCCTAGAGGGCAGCCCACGGCCCTGATCGCCAAAACCTTCAAAGGCAAAGGCGTGTCCTTTATCGAAAATAAAGACAATTGGCACGGCAAGCCGCTGAAAAAAGGCGAAGAGATGGAACGCGCCCTGGCGGAGTTGGGCGATATCCCCGATGATTTCCATCCCCCGATTCCCATGAAATCGCCGCAAAGCGCCCGTCCGGCTCAACCCCGCGGGGAAACGCCGGTTGCGCCTGCTTATCAACAGGGAGAGAAAGTGGCGACGCGCGAAGCCTATGGCGCGGCGCTAGCCGCATTAGGCGACGCCGATTCCAGGATCACGGCTTTAGACGGAGACACCAAAAACTCGACGTTTTCCGAGGTTTTTCTCAAACGCCACCCTCAGCGGTTTTTTGAAGGTTTCATCGCCGAACAAAACATGGTGTCCGCGGCCGCGGGACTAGCGACCCGGGGCAAAATTCCCTTCGCCTCGACATTCGGCGCTTTCTTCGCCAGGGCTTACGATCAAATCCGCATGGCCGCGATTTCGCGCGCCAATATCAAGCTGGCGGGCTCTCATTGCGGGGTCTCCATCGGCGAAGACGGCCCCTCGCAAATGGCGCTGGAAGACTTGGCCATGATGCGCGCTGTTCCGACGGCCACCGTTTTCTATCCGGCCGACGCCCAGGCCGCATCTCAGGCGGTCTTCGAGGCCGCAAAATTGCCGGGCATCGTCTACATCCGCACAACCCGCCCTAAAACTCCGGTCATCTATCAAGCCTCGGAACGGTTCCCTGCCGGCGGAGCCAAAGTTCTCAAATCAAGCGGTCAAGATACCGGCGTCGTGGTGGCCGCGGGCATCACGGTCTATGAAGCGCTCAAGGCTTATGAAATCCTCAAAACCGAAGGTTTGCCGGTTCGCATCATCGATGCCTACAGCATCAAGCCCATCGATGCGCGCACGCTTAAAGAAGCGGCCAAGGCCTGCCGCGGGCGCGTGCTCACGGTCGAGGACCACTATGCTGAAGGCGGACTCGGCGATGCGGTGCTGGACGCGCTCTCCGGCGAGGCTGTGACCGTTCACAAACTGGCGGTCCGGGGCTTGCCCAGATCAGGCGCTCCGGAGGAGCTCCTGGATGCGCATGGCATCAGCAGCCGCCACATCGTGGATTTTGTCCGCAAGAATTTCAAGTAA
- a CDS encoding cytochrome c biogenesis protein ResB gives MKNTLNLLRSVRFNVALIAVLAALFALGTLIPQEGKVPHEVEQFIASHERLGPLLLKMGLFHLYHTPLIMGLLGLLGFNIWICRVWPQLKDLIFEISNWRSRGKFNFPRAKWGSLVNHIGLVIVLSGSLIKGIWGFEEFLMILPGQDRAMARFPASTVSLFDFTVDFYPGTTTPRVFASDIQVAAGGRVKRQTLRVNEPLSLHHLMPLAPVRLYQASWGATGMFNSAELELSTATRIALRMNAPERIPETPFSVTGRSMMPDFAVMGNRADTKSLDWKEPALSVVFDHQGVASNPIWLLLKRPGVAFEELPDGSLRSAPPPPFRLASIDPVLFSGIQIAYDPGFPVVMLGVLFIMAGFGLYLSAKFNTL, from the coding sequence ATGAAAAATACTCTTAATCTATTGCGCTCCGTTCGCTTCAATGTCGCCCTCATCGCGGTTCTGGCCGCGTTGTTCGCCCTGGGAACGCTGATCCCCCAAGAAGGAAAGGTGCCTCATGAGGTCGAACAATTCATAGCCAGCCACGAACGCCTGGGCCCTCTGTTGCTCAAAATGGGCCTGTTCCATCTCTATCACACGCCGTTGATCATGGGTCTATTGGGGTTATTGGGATTCAACATCTGGATTTGCCGCGTTTGGCCGCAGCTCAAAGATTTAATATTTGAAATTTCAAATTGGAGATCGCGCGGAAAATTTAATTTTCCGCGGGCCAAATGGGGTTCGCTCGTCAATCATATCGGCTTGGTGATTGTGTTGTCGGGCTCTCTCATAAAAGGCATCTGGGGTTTTGAAGAGTTCCTCATGATTCTGCCGGGCCAGGATAGAGCGATGGCCCGTTTTCCCGCGTCCACGGTGAGTTTGTTTGATTTCACCGTCGATTTTTATCCGGGCACCACAACGCCTCGCGTCTTTGCAAGCGACATTCAGGTGGCGGCCGGGGGTCGGGTCAAACGTCAAACGCTGCGCGTCAACGAGCCTCTATCGCTTCATCATCTCATGCCCTTAGCTCCGGTGCGTTTGTATCAGGCTAGTTGGGGCGCGACCGGCATGTTCAACAGCGCGGAATTGGAACTCTCCACCGCCACGCGCATCGCCCTGCGCATGAATGCGCCGGAGCGCATCCCTGAAACGCCTTTTTCCGTCACCGGGCGCTCGATGATGCCCGACTTTGCCGTTATGGGGAACCGGGCGGATACCAAATCCCTGGATTGGAAAGAACCGGCTCTCTCCGTCGTCTTCGACCATCAAGGCGTTGCATCAAACCCCATCTGGCTCCTGTTGAAACGCCCGGGCGTGGCTTTCGAAGAATTGCCGGACGGCAGCCTGCGCAGCGCACCGCCCCCGCCCTTTCGTCTGGCTTCCATCGATCCCGTTCTATTCTCGGGCATTCAAATCGCTTATGATCCCGGGTTTCCCGTCGTCATGCTGGGCGTTCTATTCATCATGGCCGGATTCGGGCTTTACCTGTCGGCTAAATTTAATACTCTTTAG
- a CDS encoding RluA family pseudouridine synthase codes for MSAPVTIKVDPKPDHRRLDLYLARQGLGFSRSVLQRMIRQGWISIRETPDSAPKIITSIGFRLSGGEEIILQHQTPPNVEQPRAAAPTVLYEDSGLLAVNKPAGLLVHPTSSLAFDLPHQTAQNLDLFKRPSVLGWLRKKYPDTMTVPRNGMVHRLDAGTSGILLIAKTAPAYWHLHKLFAKRQIEKLYAAVVEGEPRFKEFAVDQPLLKSYHNKRVSMKAGGAGGKEAQTLVKVIKTYGWASLLEVRPITGRTHQIRLHLTSIGHPVLGDPIYGIRRKKEEKSLPVFSRLMLHARQLRLAWPPGTGETLTVKAPLPADFKAEYKRYLKESPPLF; via the coding sequence ATGAGCGCTCCGGTCACCATCAAAGTCGATCCCAAGCCCGATCACAGGCGCCTGGACCTTTACCTAGCCCGCCAAGGGCTGGGGTTCTCCCGCTCCGTGCTTCAACGCATGATCCGCCAGGGATGGATCAGCATCCGCGAAACCCCGGACAGCGCCCCTAAAATAATCACCTCCATCGGTTTTAGACTATCCGGCGGGGAAGAAATCATCCTTCAGCATCAAACGCCGCCGAACGTCGAACAACCACGCGCCGCGGCGCCGACCGTTCTTTATGAAGACTCCGGGTTGTTGGCCGTCAACAAACCGGCCGGGCTGCTGGTTCACCCGACCTCTTCGTTGGCTTTTGACTTGCCCCATCAAACTGCGCAAAACCTCGATCTTTTCAAGCGACCCAGCGTCCTGGGGTGGCTGCGCAAAAAATACCCGGATACCATGACTGTGCCCAGGAACGGAATGGTCCACCGTCTTGATGCCGGAACATCGGGAATTCTCCTGATCGCTAAAACAGCCCCGGCCTATTGGCATCTGCACAAACTCTTCGCCAAGCGGCAAATCGAAAAACTCTATGCAGCGGTTGTCGAAGGAGAACCTCGCTTCAAAGAATTCGCCGTCGATCAACCGCTGTTGAAAAGCTACCACAACAAACGCGTCTCCATGAAAGCCGGGGGTGCCGGAGGCAAAGAAGCTCAAACCTTGGTCAAAGTCATTAAGACCTACGGCTGGGCCTCTTTGCTCGAGGTTAGGCCCATCACCGGACGCACGCATCAAATCAGGCTCCACCTGACGTCGATCGGGCACCCGGTGCTGGGAGACCCGATTTACGGGATACGCAGAAAAAAAGAAGAAAAAAGCCTCCCTGTTTTTTCGCGCCTGATGCTCCATGCCCGTCAACTCCGGCTTGCCTGGCCGCCGGGAACCGGCGAAACCCTGACCGTCAAAGCCCCGCTGCCGGCTGACTTTAAAGCCGAATATAAGCGTTATTTGAAAGAATCCCCTCCTCTTTTTTGA
- the gmk gene encoding guanylate kinase, translated as MPRNKKGLLFVLSAPSGAGKSTLARAIVYKDARFIHPVSYTTRPSRPGEKNGRDYHFVSREKFEEFWRQGRFWERTEAHGAFYGTPKEELERALSRGRYVLLAIDIKGARALAEAYPHDTVRIFLLPPTRNAWIARLKKRRESDMDRRIANADMELRELPRYDYVLINDELGRATNDFFAIVRAEELKRLKTNPKGWVAASLSALTYG; from the coding sequence ATGCCCAGAAACAAAAAAGGCCTGCTGTTCGTCCTTTCCGCGCCGTCCGGAGCCGGAAAATCAACGCTGGCCCGCGCTATTGTGTACAAAGACGCCCGTTTTATTCACCCCGTTTCTTATACGACGAGACCGAGCCGGCCCGGAGAAAAAAACGGGCGCGATTATCATTTTGTGAGCAGGGAAAAATTTGAAGAATTTTGGCGCCAAGGGCGTTTTTGGGAACGCACTGAAGCTCACGGCGCTTTTTACGGCACCCCGAAAGAGGAGCTTGAGCGCGCCTTGTCCCGAGGGCGATACGTACTATTGGCCATTGATATTAAAGGGGCCAGAGCCCTGGCTGAGGCCTACCCTCATGACACGGTGCGCATTTTTCTCCTGCCCCCCACCCGCAACGCCTGGATCGCGCGTCTTAAAAAACGCCGGGAATCCGACATGGACCGGCGCATCGCCAACGCCGATATGGAACTGCGCGAATTGCCGCGCTACGACTATGTCTTGATCAACGACGAACTCGGCCGGGCGACCAACGACTTTTTCGCCATTGTCCGCGCCGAGGAATTAAAAAGGCTCAAAACAAATCCCAAAGGATGGGTGGCCGCAAGCCTCAGCGCCCTGACTTACGGTTGA
- the priA gene encoding primosomal protein N', with protein MSAPQADSPALPLDFFETPGAKLKTDSYAAVSFPIGLFPPKLFEYKIPEALRGQVQSGSWVLAPFRRRGLWGAVAEIYAEARFGGPHGEIIESVTWPDAIRLRTLALAKKMARHYAAGLAHAFKTALPFPRLLPQETRPSAAIQSTGADPELNDEQRQAFEALLHHAGEGRRQIYLWGPTGSGKTYVLLAFIKKLLAQNRSVIYMVPEIALTPQFLELFESELTLGPAFACWNSRVSGAQKKTLWNRMLSGEIRFVLGTRSAVFLPLTGLGAVIIDEEQDSSFKQETPPPAYHARDVALWRAEEEEALAVFASATPSLECYHAIEAGLLPAVRLEHRFGGSTLPAVRLESLSGPVDGLDAGLIQTIRATIETNRHVLVYHNRRGFNRVLTCEHCKTSVLCNQCQLPLTLHREEAAVTLRCHHCGIRKKPPESCPRCRAPKEHLKPKGVGTQRIAQDIEEALGLKILRLDRDTAKTSAPIYAEFKAGQSKILVGTKMVTKGWNFPLVTLVVVLDADNELVLPDFRACERAFQTLCQVSGRAGRGRDPGEVLIRTRNPDHYLFQSLVAHDLNLFYQREIEIRRRMRLPPVTRLFTIELKGSKREKVEEAARSMLDALRAKGLETNMEAMGAGPSFFQKIRQNWRFQVVLRSNDPGAEFPMDALGPVVSQFRKSGVMLKFHPDPQNLL; from the coding sequence ATGAGCGCACCCCAAGCCGATTCACCGGCCCTGCCTCTTGATTTTTTCGAAACACCCGGCGCGAAGCTAAAAACCGATTCCTACGCCGCGGTCTCCTTTCCCATCGGACTTTTTCCTCCGAAACTTTTCGAATATAAAATCCCCGAAGCCCTTCGCGGGCAGGTTCAATCCGGGTCTTGGGTGTTGGCTCCGTTCCGGCGCCGGGGCCTTTGGGGCGCCGTCGCTGAAATCTATGCTGAGGCCCGCTTCGGCGGGCCTCACGGCGAAATCATCGAATCCGTCACATGGCCCGACGCCATTCGCCTGAGAACCCTGGCGCTGGCTAAAAAAATGGCCCGCCATTATGCCGCAGGCTTGGCCCACGCGTTCAAAACAGCGTTGCCTTTTCCACGGCTCCTGCCTCAAGAAACGCGGCCATCCGCCGCCATCCAATCAACCGGCGCCGACCCCGAACTCAATGATGAACAACGGCAAGCCTTCGAGGCTTTGCTGCACCATGCCGGAGAAGGACGCCGACAGATTTATCTCTGGGGTCCGACGGGATCGGGAAAAACGTATGTGCTTTTAGCCTTCATTAAAAAGCTGCTCGCTCAAAACCGTTCCGTCATTTACATGGTTCCGGAGATCGCGCTGACCCCGCAATTTCTGGAACTCTTTGAATCCGAGTTGACCCTGGGACCGGCCTTTGCCTGCTGGAATTCGCGCGTATCCGGCGCGCAAAAAAAGACCCTGTGGAATCGGATGTTGAGCGGGGAGATCCGATTCGTCCTGGGCACACGCAGCGCCGTCTTTTTGCCCTTGACCGGACTAGGGGCCGTGATCATCGATGAAGAGCAAGACTCCTCGTTTAAACAGGAAACTCCGCCGCCGGCTTATCACGCCCGGGACGTTGCCCTTTGGCGGGCCGAGGAAGAAGAAGCCCTGGCGGTGTTCGCCTCAGCCACGCCCAGCCTGGAATGCTATCACGCCATCGAAGCGGGCCTGCTGCCCGCCGTGCGCCTGGAACATCGTTTCGGGGGCAGCACCCTGCCCGCCGTGCGCCTGGAATCGTTAAGCGGCCCGGTCGACGGACTGGATGCGGGCTTGATTCAAACGATTCGCGCCACCATCGAGACGAACCGGCATGTTTTGGTTTATCACAATCGGCGCGGGTTCAACCGCGTGCTGACCTGCGAGCACTGCAAAACAAGCGTTCTCTGCAATCAATGCCAATTGCCGCTGACCTTGCACAGGGAAGAGGCCGCGGTCACGCTGCGCTGCCATCATTGCGGCATCCGCAAAAAACCGCCGGAATCCTGCCCCCGTTGCCGAGCGCCGAAGGAACACCTCAAACCCAAAGGCGTGGGCACTCAGCGCATCGCGCAGGATATTGAGGAGGCGCTGGGCCTGAAAATTTTACGCCTGGACCGGGACACGGCTAAAACCTCCGCCCCCATTTACGCGGAATTTAAGGCCGGGCAATCAAAAATCCTGGTCGGCACAAAAATGGTGACCAAAGGCTGGAATTTCCCCCTGGTCACCCTGGTCGTGGTTTTGGATGCGGATAATGAGCTGGTCCTGCCTGATTTCAGGGCCTGTGAGCGGGCCTTTCAAACCCTTTGCCAGGTGTCCGGGCGCGCCGGACGCGGCCGTGATCCGGGCGAAGTTTTAATCCGCACCAGGAATCCGGATCATTACCTTTTCCAAAGCCTGGTTGCCCATGATTTAAACCTCTTTTATCAACGCGAAATTGAAATCCGCCGCCGCATGCGCCTGCCGCCGGTTACGCGTCTGTTCACCATCGAACTCAAAGGCTCGAAACGGGAAAAGGTGGAAGAGGCGGCGCGATCAATGCTCGACGCTCTGCGGGCCAAGGGCCTTGAAACAAACATGGAAGCGATGGGCGCAGGGCCGAGTTTTTTCCAAAAAATCCGGCAAAACTGGCGCTTTCAAGTCGTTCTTCGCTCCAATGACCCCGGAGCAGAATTCCCCATGGACGCCCTCGGACCCGTTGTTTCGCAATTTCGCAAATCCGGAGTCATGCTCAAATTTCATCCCGACCCGCAAAATCTTCTTTAG
- a CDS encoding P-II family nitrogen regulator: MKEIKAYVQPFVLYKVVRALHEISGLPGCTVSEARAYPRSPKGLVAEDVIEWTGLVCLHIVVADKIADRVVGTIQKAAHTGSKTDGKIFVTEVVEAVNVRTNERGEKTL; the protein is encoded by the coding sequence ATGAAAGAAATCAAAGCCTATGTTCAGCCGTTCGTCCTTTATAAAGTCGTGCGCGCGCTTCATGAAATTTCCGGCTTGCCCGGCTGCACCGTCAGCGAAGCCCGCGCCTACCCCCGCAGCCCCAAGGGGCTTGTCGCCGAGGATGTCATTGAGTGGACGGGGTTAGTCTGCCTGCACATCGTCGTGGCCGATAAAATTGCGGACCGCGTCGTCGGCACCATCCAAAAAGCGGCGCATACCGGCAGCAAAACCGACGGAAAAATATTCGTGACCGAGGTTGTGGAAGCCGTTAATGTGCGGACGAACGAGCGCGGAGAAAAAACGCTTTAA